The proteins below are encoded in one region of Amycolatopsis magusensis:
- a CDS encoding tartrate dehydrogenase codes for MQTFRIAAIPADGVGREVVAAGREVLDALASASKSASDFAFDWTEFDWGCDHYHRTGRMMAEDGLDRLKEFDAIYFGAVGWPSVPDHISLWGLRLAVCQGFDQWANVRPVRFLPGVTSPLRKAAEVPLDWVVVRENSEGEYAGLGGRNLAARGPGSEVAIQSSLFTEAGCERIIRYAFELAATRERKHVTSVTKSNAQQFGMVLWDDVFRRVAAEYPHIESDSCLVDAMAARFVLRPEDLSVVVASNLHADILSDLGSALAGSLGLAASANYNPERRFPSMFEPVHGSAPDIAGQGVANPIGAIGSAALMLGHLGLPAEAARVDRAIEATTAAGVLPRDLGGTASTQEITLAVIDSLG; via the coding sequence ATGCAGACCTTCCGCATCGCCGCCATTCCCGCCGACGGGGTCGGCCGCGAGGTGGTCGCCGCCGGGCGTGAGGTGCTCGACGCGCTCGCCTCCGCCTCCAAGTCCGCCTCCGACTTCGCTTTCGACTGGACGGAATTCGACTGGGGGTGCGACCACTACCACCGCACCGGCCGGATGATGGCCGAGGACGGCCTCGACCGGCTCAAGGAGTTCGACGCGATCTACTTCGGCGCGGTCGGCTGGCCCTCGGTGCCCGACCACATCAGCCTGTGGGGCCTGCGCCTGGCCGTCTGCCAGGGCTTCGACCAGTGGGCCAACGTGCGGCCGGTGCGCTTCCTGCCCGGTGTGACCAGCCCGCTGCGCAAGGCGGCCGAAGTGCCGCTGGACTGGGTCGTGGTCCGGGAGAACAGCGAGGGCGAGTACGCCGGGCTCGGCGGTCGCAACCTCGCCGCGCGCGGACCGGGCAGCGAGGTCGCGATCCAGTCGTCGCTGTTCACCGAGGCGGGCTGTGAGCGGATCATCCGATACGCCTTCGAGCTGGCCGCCACTCGCGAGCGCAAGCACGTGACCAGCGTGACCAAGAGCAACGCGCAGCAGTTCGGCATGGTGCTCTGGGACGACGTCTTCCGCCGGGTGGCCGCCGAATACCCGCACATCGAGAGCGACAGCTGCCTGGTCGACGCCATGGCCGCGCGGTTCGTGCTGCGGCCGGAGGACCTGTCCGTGGTGGTCGCCTCCAACCTGCACGCGGACATCCTGTCCGACCTCGGCAGCGCGCTCGCCGGCAGTCTCGGCCTGGCGGCCAGCGCGAACTACAACCCGGAACGCCGCTTCCCGAGCATGTTCGAGCCGGTGCACGGCTCCGCGCCGGACATCGCCGGGCAGGGGGTGGCGAACCCGATCGGCGCCATCGGCAGCGCGGCCCTGATGCTCGGCCACCTCGGGCTGCCCGCCGAAGCCGCCAGGGTGGACCGCGCGATCGAAGCGACCACGGCGGCCGGGGTGCTGCCGCGCGACCTCGGCGGCACGGCGAGCACCCAGGAAATCACCTTGGCGGTGATCGACTCCCTCGGGTAA
- a CDS encoding SLC13 family permease: MAPKPSATDVENVLLSAHRESLGSERLSAGEERFERRRKTTGLWLAPLVTVVFLVLPLDLAGNQQTLAGILLGVVVLWVCEPLPLPVSGFIGVAATVVLGVAPVDDVLEPFGSSTIFTFIGAFVIAQAMLKHGVARRFAFRVLSLPGVGSSTTRIVIAFGAITCLLSAFVSNTATVAMLLPTALGILTVIAKLMQDRGVVAADFDPRRLRVGTALMLMLAYGASVGGLLTPVGSPPNLIGRAQIEEATGVRISFLDWVLSALPVCLLMFVVLAVVLLLLNKPEIRRIEGVREYVAEEREKLGALTRAEKNTLIAFGFTVTLWIVPAIVGLLAGNDSALYKTISDRLDEGIVAVLGASLLFLLPVEWKRRAFTLSWPDAARIDWGTIMLFGAGIIFGSLLASSGLAKTIGESTSGALGLASSLPITLFGVLLAILVSETTSNTAAASVVVPIVIPIAVAAGVDPLMPALAATFAASFGFMLPVATPQNAIVYGSGTVPITRMIRSGVAFDVCGAILIVALLPLTVALVGLG; this comes from the coding sequence ATGGCACCGAAGCCGTCGGCCACCGACGTGGAAAACGTCCTGCTCTCCGCCCACCGCGAGAGCCTCGGCTCGGAACGCCTCTCGGCGGGCGAGGAACGCTTCGAACGAAGGCGGAAGACCACCGGCCTGTGGCTGGCGCCGCTGGTGACCGTGGTGTTCCTGGTGCTGCCGCTGGACCTGGCGGGCAACCAGCAGACGCTCGCCGGGATCCTGCTCGGGGTGGTCGTGCTGTGGGTGTGCGAACCGCTCCCGCTGCCGGTCTCCGGGTTCATCGGGGTCGCCGCCACCGTGGTGCTCGGCGTGGCCCCGGTCGACGACGTGCTCGAACCCTTCGGTTCGTCGACCATCTTCACCTTCATCGGCGCGTTCGTGATCGCGCAGGCGATGCTCAAGCACGGGGTGGCGCGGCGGTTCGCCTTCCGGGTGCTGTCGCTGCCCGGCGTGGGCAGTTCGACCACCCGGATCGTCATCGCCTTCGGCGCGATCACCTGCCTGCTCTCGGCGTTCGTGTCGAACACCGCGACGGTGGCCATGTTGCTGCCGACCGCGCTCGGCATCCTGACCGTGATCGCGAAGCTGATGCAGGACCGCGGCGTGGTCGCGGCCGACTTCGACCCGCGCCGCCTGCGGGTGGGCACCGCGCTGATGCTCATGCTGGCCTACGGCGCGAGCGTCGGCGGCCTGCTCACGCCGGTCGGTTCGCCGCCGAACCTGATCGGCCGCGCGCAGATCGAGGAGGCGACCGGGGTCCGGATCTCCTTCCTCGACTGGGTCCTGTCCGCGCTGCCGGTCTGCCTGCTGATGTTCGTGGTGCTCGCCGTGGTGCTGTTGCTGCTGAACAAGCCGGAGATCCGCCGCATCGAGGGCGTGCGCGAGTACGTGGCCGAGGAGCGGGAGAAGCTGGGCGCACTGACGCGGGCGGAGAAGAACACGCTGATCGCGTTCGGGTTCACCGTGACGCTGTGGATCGTGCCGGCGATCGTCGGCCTGCTCGCGGGCAACGACTCGGCGCTGTACAAGACCATCAGCGACCGGCTCGACGAGGGCATCGTCGCGGTCCTCGGGGCGTCGCTGCTGTTCCTGCTTCCCGTGGAATGGAAGCGCCGGGCGTTCACGCTGTCCTGGCCGGACGCCGCGCGCATCGACTGGGGCACGATCATGCTCTTCGGCGCGGGCATCATCTTCGGCTCGCTGCTGGCCTCGTCCGGCCTGGCGAAGACGATCGGCGAGTCCACCTCGGGTGCGCTGGGCCTGGCGAGTTCGCTGCCGATCACCCTGTTCGGGGTGCTGCTGGCGATCCTGGTGTCGGAGACGACCAGCAACACCGCCGCCGCGTCGGTGGTGGTGCCGATCGTCATCCCGATCGCGGTGGCCGCCGGGGTCGACCCGCTGATGCCCGCGCTGGCCGCCACCTTCGCCGCTTCGTTCGGCTTCATGCTGCCGGTCGCGACGCCCCAAAATGCCATCGTCTACGGCTCGGGCACGGTGCCGATCACGCGGATGATCCGGTCCGGGGTGGCGTTCGACGTCTGCGGCGCGATCCTGATCGTGGCGTTGCTGCCGCTGACGGTCGCGCTGGTCGGCCTCGGCTGA
- the mtnA gene encoding S-methyl-5-thioribose-1-phosphate isomerase — MGSVDQRTIDWDDGVVVLVDQCALPGEYRLLRLRTVAELIDAIQRLAIRGAPALGAAGALGVALAARHGVNVEGEAERLAQARPTAVNLAWGVRRALAKLPSGADAVLAEALAVLTEDEELCRTASGHAADLIRELCPRRPLRLLTHCNAGRLATVSWGTALGVVWHLHAAGEVEYVLVDETRPLLQGARLTAWELADVGVPYRVLPDVAAASALARGLVDCVVVGADRVAANGDVANKVGTYGLALAAARHRVPFLVVAPSSTLDEHTPSGDLIEIEERHADEVTSWGGVPTAPAGAPVFNPAFDVTPAELITAVVTERGPG; from the coding sequence ATGGGTTCGGTTGACCAGCGCACCATCGACTGGGACGACGGCGTGGTGGTGCTCGTCGACCAGTGCGCCCTGCCCGGTGAGTACCGGCTCCTGCGACTGCGGACGGTCGCCGAGCTGATCGACGCCATCCAGCGGCTGGCGATCCGCGGTGCTCCGGCCCTCGGCGCGGCCGGTGCGCTCGGGGTCGCGCTCGCGGCCCGGCACGGCGTGAACGTCGAAGGCGAAGCCGAGCGGCTGGCGCAGGCGCGGCCCACCGCGGTGAACCTGGCCTGGGGCGTGCGACGGGCGTTGGCGAAGCTGCCGTCCGGCGCGGACGCCGTGCTCGCCGAGGCGCTCGCGGTCCTCACCGAAGACGAGGAACTGTGCCGCACGGCGTCCGGTCACGCCGCCGACCTGATCCGGGAGTTGTGCCCGCGACGGCCGCTGCGCCTGCTCACCCACTGCAACGCCGGCCGCCTCGCGACGGTCAGCTGGGGCACCGCGCTCGGCGTGGTCTGGCACCTGCACGCGGCCGGGGAGGTCGAATACGTGCTGGTCGACGAGACGCGGCCACTGCTGCAGGGTGCGCGGCTGACCGCCTGGGAGCTGGCGGACGTCGGGGTGCCGTACCGCGTGCTGCCCGACGTCGCGGCGGCGTCGGCGCTCGCCCGCGGCCTGGTCGACTGCGTGGTGGTCGGCGCGGATCGCGTGGCGGCGAACGGCGACGTGGCGAACAAGGTCGGCACCTACGGGCTCGCGCTGGCCGCCGCCCGCCACCGCGTGCCGTTCCTCGTGGTCGCGCCTTCGTCCACGCTGGACGAGCACACGCCCAGCGGCGACCTCATCGAGATCGAGGAACGGCACGCGGACGAGGTGACCTCCTGGGGCGGGGTCCCGACCGCGCCCGCCGGCGCGCCGGTGTTCAACCCGGCCTTCGACGTGACCCCGGCCGAGCTGATCACCGCGGTGGTCACCGAGCGCGGTCCCGGATGA
- a CDS encoding LysR family transcriptional regulator — translation MDARQLRYFLAIVDEQGFNRAAERLHLAQPSLSQAIRTLERDLGVELFHRIGRRAVLTEAGHALIEPARQVLRDLDTTRSTVRSVAGLRTGRVEVASMPSQSVEPLSTMVTRFHERHPGVLVVIQACFTPQSVVEAVRGGKAEVGLLGAADDVAMPGVRVHRVEEQPFVLVAPPDSELGSGGRVRREELAGAKVIAAPLGNRMRHVVDEIQAAGVDLRIVVETAHREAILPLVLTGVGVAVMTQAWAWIARRAGARVLELDPPSSLRISLIHRRGGLTPGAQDFVATALG, via the coding sequence ATGGACGCACGGCAGTTGCGCTACTTCCTCGCGATCGTGGACGAACAGGGGTTCAACCGCGCCGCCGAGCGGCTGCACCTGGCCCAGCCCTCGCTCTCGCAGGCGATCCGCACCCTCGAGCGCGACCTCGGGGTCGAACTGTTCCACCGCATCGGCAGGCGCGCGGTGCTGACCGAGGCCGGGCACGCGCTGATCGAGCCGGCCCGCCAGGTGCTGCGTGACCTCGACACCACCAGGTCGACCGTGCGCTCGGTGGCCGGGCTGCGGACCGGGCGGGTGGAGGTCGCGTCCATGCCGTCGCAGTCGGTGGAGCCGCTGAGCACCATGGTCACCCGCTTCCACGAGCGGCACCCCGGCGTGCTCGTGGTGATCCAGGCCTGCTTCACCCCGCAGTCGGTGGTCGAGGCGGTGCGCGGGGGCAAGGCGGAGGTCGGCCTCCTCGGTGCCGCGGACGACGTGGCCATGCCCGGGGTCCGCGTGCACCGGGTGGAGGAGCAGCCGTTCGTGCTGGTCGCGCCGCCGGACTCGGAGCTGGGCAGCGGCGGGCGGGTGCGCCGCGAGGAGCTGGCCGGGGCGAAGGTGATCGCCGCGCCGCTGGGCAACCGGATGCGTCACGTGGTCGACGAGATCCAGGCGGCGGGCGTCGACCTGCGGATCGTGGTGGAGACCGCGCACCGGGAGGCGATCCTGCCGCTGGTGCTGACCGGGGTCGGCGTGGCGGTGATGACGCAGGCCTGGGCGTGGATCGCGCGCCGGGCCGGGGCCCGGGTGCTCGAACTGGATCCGCCCTCGAGCCTGCGGATCTCGTTGATCCACCGGCGGGGCGGGCTCACGCCCGGCGCGCAGGACTTCGTGGCGACCGCGCTCGGATAG
- a CDS encoding phosphotransferase family protein — protein MPFFPEAGTEEQFEALADEQVRPGVAALLDELGLTDREAERFGSGSLPVYAVGGDLVLKLFPPVYLNEVGTEAGVLRALHGRLPIPTARLDRTGEFDGWGYVLMSRLPGETLSSAWPQLTQSDKESLAQNLGEALAALHRTPAPDLGPADWSAFLETQRANAVQRQEKAGLAGEWLAQIPGFLAEVEFGTPEPVLLHTEFMRDHLLVSREADGWAVTGLFDFEPAMRGAPEYDLVGAGIFVAGGDRAFFRRLLLAYGYTAEQLDAEFARRCLAYTLLHVYSNLPWYLKVMPEPEQPTLDALAQRWFGT, from the coding sequence ATGCCGTTCTTTCCCGAGGCCGGGACCGAGGAACAGTTCGAAGCGCTCGCCGACGAGCAGGTGCGACCCGGGGTCGCCGCGCTGCTGGACGAGCTGGGCCTGACCGACCGCGAGGCCGAGCGTTTCGGAAGCGGCTCACTGCCGGTCTACGCCGTGGGCGGCGACCTGGTGCTCAAGCTCTTCCCACCGGTGTACTTGAACGAGGTCGGCACCGAAGCCGGGGTGTTGCGCGCACTGCACGGCAGGCTGCCGATCCCGACCGCGCGGCTCGACCGCACCGGCGAGTTCGACGGCTGGGGTTACGTGCTGATGAGCCGCCTGCCTGGCGAGACGCTCAGCAGCGCCTGGCCGCAGCTCACCCAATCGGACAAGGAATCGCTGGCCCAGAACCTCGGCGAAGCCCTCGCCGCCCTGCACCGCACGCCCGCTCCCGACCTGGGCCCGGCCGACTGGTCCGCGTTCCTCGAGACCCAGCGCGCGAACGCCGTCCAGCGGCAGGAGAAGGCGGGGCTGGCCGGCGAGTGGCTGGCGCAGATCCCCGGCTTCCTGGCCGAAGTCGAGTTCGGCACCCCGGAGCCCGTGCTCCTGCACACCGAATTCATGCGCGACCATCTGCTCGTAAGCCGCGAAGCCGACGGCTGGGCGGTGACCGGGCTGTTCGACTTCGAGCCCGCTATGCGCGGTGCACCGGAGTACGACCTGGTCGGCGCGGGCATCTTCGTCGCGGGCGGCGACCGGGCGTTCTTCCGCCGCCTGCTGCTCGCCTACGGCTACACCGCCGAGCAGCTGGACGCCGAGTTCGCCCGCCGCTGCCTCGCGTACACGCTGCTGCACGTCTACAGCAATCTGCCCTGGTACCTGAAGGTCATGCCGGAACCCGAGCAACCGACCCTGGACGCGCTGGCCCAGCGCTGGTTCGGCACCTGA
- a CDS encoding kynureninase yields the protein MTLQRARELDETDPLYAFRDRFLPADEKMVAYLDGNSLGRPPRAALERLETLVRENWGGRLIRGWADGWIELPTRLGDRLGEVVLGAAPGQVVLGESTSVWLYKLLRAALALRPGRREIVTDRHNFPTDRYLVEGIAEELGCRVRWVETELDTGPAVEQVAALVGPDTAVVTLSQVDYWSAHVSDLPAITRLVHEAGALVVWDLCHSAGSLPLSLDADEVDFAVGCTYKFLCGGPGSPAFAYVRRDLVDEVRQPIWGWFGRRDLFEMGPGYEPADGVRRLLSGTPPVVGLAGVEAGVELIAEAGMPGIRAKAVALTEFAVQLFDDHLAPLGFELGSPRDPDLRGGHVTIRRADARELSAALIEAGVLVDFRAPDGIRLGLSPLTTGFEELYRAMEVIRDRAR from the coding sequence GTGACCCTGCAGCGCGCGCGTGAACTCGACGAGACCGATCCGCTCTACGCCTTCCGCGACCGGTTCCTGCCCGCCGACGAGAAAATGGTGGCCTACCTCGACGGCAACTCGCTCGGCCGCCCACCACGCGCGGCGCTCGAACGGCTCGAAACGCTGGTGCGCGAGAACTGGGGCGGACGGCTGATCCGCGGCTGGGCCGACGGGTGGATCGAGCTGCCGACCCGCCTCGGGGACCGGCTCGGCGAGGTGGTGCTCGGGGCCGCGCCCGGCCAGGTGGTGCTCGGCGAGTCGACCTCGGTCTGGCTGTACAAGCTGCTGCGGGCCGCGCTGGCCCTGCGGCCCGGCCGGCGTGAGATCGTCACCGATCGGCACAACTTCCCGACCGACCGCTACCTGGTCGAAGGCATCGCCGAGGAGCTCGGCTGCCGGGTCCGCTGGGTGGAAACCGAGCTCGACACCGGGCCGGCCGTCGAGCAGGTCGCCGCGCTCGTCGGGCCGGACACCGCGGTCGTGACCCTGAGCCAGGTCGACTACTGGTCGGCGCACGTGTCCGACCTGCCCGCGATCACCCGACTGGTCCACGAGGCCGGGGCGCTGGTCGTCTGGGACCTCTGCCACAGCGCGGGCTCGCTCCCGCTTTCGCTCGACGCCGACGAAGTGGACTTCGCGGTCGGCTGCACCTACAAGTTCCTCTGCGGCGGACCCGGCTCACCCGCGTTCGCCTACGTGCGCCGGGACCTGGTCGACGAGGTGCGCCAGCCGATCTGGGGCTGGTTCGGCAGGCGGGACCTGTTCGAGATGGGGCCCGGCTACGAACCGGCGGACGGGGTGCGCCGCCTGCTCTCCGGCACGCCGCCGGTGGTCGGGCTCGCGGGCGTGGAGGCCGGGGTCGAGCTGATCGCCGAAGCGGGCATGCCCGGCATCCGGGCGAAGGCGGTAGCGCTCACCGAGTTCGCCGTCCAGCTGTTCGACGACCACCTCGCGCCACTGGGCTTCGAACTCGGCTCACCTCGGGACCCGGACCTGCGCGGCGGTCACGTGACGATCCGGCGAGCCGACGCACGCGAACTCTCGGCCGCGCTCATCGAGGCCGGGGTGCTGGTCGACTTCCGCGCACCCGACGGCATCCGGCTCGGGCTCTCGCCGCTGACCACCGGGTTCGAGGAGCTCTACCGCGCGATGGAGGTCATCCGGGACCGCGCTCGGTGA
- a CDS encoding FAD-binding and (Fe-S)-binding domain-containing protein, with amino-acid sequence MRELRAALRAELGARVAVDAAALALYSTDASNYRHEPIGVVWPRSAEETEEVVAACREVGAPIVARGGGTSIAGNSCGPGVVLDFSRYYHRFGEVDPANRTVWAEPGVVLDRLQAAAAPHRLRFGPDPSTHSRCTLGGMIGNNACGSHSVAWGRTVDAVRSMDVLLYDGTRLTVGPDAGLPPELRTLVHDHLALLRTELSPWSRRVSGYGLEHLLPENGSNLAKALVGSEGTCVTVLGAELELAELPRARVLAVLGFESDIAAADAVPSILPWSPLTVEGVDAELVSLLGSSRRADLPPGGAWLYVEMGAETQEAAIARARALTRDVADRITGHVVLTDAKAQRQLWRIREEGAGLATRLADRSEAWPGWEDAAVPPERLGAYLREFKQLMAAHGRQSVVYGHYGEGCLHMRLDFDMLSRPGLAGFRKFLEEAADLVAAHGGSLSGEHGDGQARSELLPRMYSPEMMALFARFKGIFDPGGMMNPGVLVEPRALDANIRVRTAPASIDSVTFLGYPEDRGSFGQAVRRCVGVAKCRNTEGGGVMCPSYRATLDEKHSTRGRARLLAEMINGEVIRDGWRSEEVREALDLCLSCKGCLSDCPVDVDMATYKAEFYHQHYRGRLRPAAHYSMGWLPMWLRVAALAPRLANAVVKRPRLARLLKRLGGIAPERDLPTFARPFTKRALDSGEGRNVVLWPDSFNNYFTPHVLDAAAEVLTAAGYHVVLPDKGVCCGLTWVSTGQLGVARKVLRRTLSVLEPYLDAGYLVAGVEPSCTALFRGDLKALLPDDPLAAVLAERTRTFAELVADSPLEFDALDQDAVSQVHCHQHAVLGFDADERVLAGAGVRNSALDSGCCGLAGNFGFERGHYEVSVACAEDRLLPALRETDPDTLVISDGFSCRTQIAQESDREAVHLAEVLRRALPGGRR; translated from the coding sequence ATGCGGGAGCTGCGAGCGGCGTTGCGGGCGGAACTGGGTGCGAGGGTGGCCGTCGACGCGGCCGCCCTCGCGCTCTACAGCACGGACGCGTCGAACTACCGGCACGAGCCGATCGGGGTGGTGTGGCCGCGGTCGGCCGAGGAGACCGAGGAGGTGGTCGCCGCCTGCCGTGAGGTGGGCGCGCCGATCGTCGCCCGCGGTGGCGGGACGAGCATCGCGGGCAACTCCTGCGGGCCGGGTGTGGTGCTGGACTTTTCCCGCTACTACCACCGGTTCGGCGAAGTGGATCCGGCGAACCGCACGGTGTGGGCCGAACCGGGCGTGGTGCTGGACCGGTTGCAGGCGGCGGCCGCGCCGCACCGGCTGCGGTTCGGGCCCGATCCGTCCACGCACAGCCGCTGCACGCTCGGCGGCATGATCGGCAACAACGCCTGCGGCTCGCATTCGGTGGCTTGGGGCCGGACCGTCGACGCGGTGCGGAGCATGGACGTCCTGCTTTACGACGGCACCCGGCTGACCGTCGGCCCGGACGCCGGGTTGCCGCCCGAGCTGCGGACGCTGGTGCACGACCACCTCGCGCTCCTGCGTACCGAGTTGTCGCCGTGGTCGCGCCGGGTTTCCGGGTACGGGCTGGAGCACCTGCTGCCGGAGAACGGGTCGAACCTGGCGAAAGCGCTGGTCGGCAGCGAAGGCACCTGCGTGACGGTGCTCGGCGCCGAACTGGAGCTGGCCGAGCTGCCCAGGGCACGGGTGCTCGCCGTGCTCGGCTTCGAATCCGACATCGCCGCGGCGGACGCGGTGCCGTCGATCCTGCCGTGGTCGCCGCTCACGGTCGAAGGCGTGGACGCGGAACTGGTGTCGCTGCTGGGGTCTTCCCGTCGCGCGGACCTGCCGCCAGGCGGGGCCTGGCTCTACGTCGAGATGGGCGCGGAGACACAGGAGGCGGCGATCGCCCGCGCGCGGGCGCTGACCAGGGACGTCGCCGACCGGATCACCGGGCACGTGGTGCTCACCGACGCGAAGGCGCAGCGGCAGCTGTGGCGGATCCGCGAGGAGGGCGCCGGGCTGGCGACCCGGCTCGCGGACCGGTCGGAGGCGTGGCCTGGCTGGGAGGACGCGGCGGTCCCACCCGAGCGGCTGGGCGCCTACCTGCGTGAGTTCAAGCAGCTGATGGCCGCGCACGGCAGGCAGAGCGTGGTCTACGGCCACTACGGCGAAGGCTGCCTGCACATGCGGCTCGACTTCGACATGCTGTCGCGGCCCGGGCTCGCCGGGTTCCGGAAGTTCCTGGAGGAGGCAGCGGACCTCGTCGCGGCCCACGGTGGCTCGCTGTCCGGTGAACACGGTGACGGGCAGGCGCGCTCGGAACTGCTGCCGCGCATGTACAGCCCCGAGATGATGGCGTTGTTCGCGCGGTTCAAGGGCATCTTCGACCCGGGCGGCATGATGAACCCCGGTGTGCTGGTCGAACCCCGGGCGCTGGACGCGAACATCCGGGTGCGGACCGCGCCGGCGTCGATCGACTCGGTGACCTTCCTCGGCTATCCGGAGGATCGCGGCAGCTTCGGGCAGGCGGTGCGGCGGTGCGTCGGGGTGGCGAAGTGCCGCAACACCGAGGGCGGCGGGGTGATGTGCCCGAGCTACCGAGCGACGCTGGACGAGAAGCATTCGACCCGGGGTCGCGCGCGGCTGCTCGCGGAGATGATCAACGGCGAGGTGATCCGCGACGGGTGGCGGTCCGAGGAGGTTCGCGAGGCGCTGGACCTGTGCCTTTCGTGCAAGGGCTGCCTGTCGGACTGCCCGGTGGATGTCGACATGGCGACCTACAAGGCGGAGTTCTACCACCAGCACTACCGCGGCAGGCTCCGCCCGGCGGCGCACTATTCGATGGGCTGGCTGCCGATGTGGCTGCGTGTCGCCGCCCTCGCGCCCCGGCTGGCCAACGCGGTGGTGAAGCGGCCTCGGCTGGCGCGGCTGCTGAAGCGGCTCGGCGGCATCGCGCCGGAACGCGACCTGCCGACGTTCGCCCGCCCGTTCACCAAGCGGGCGCTGGACTCCGGCGAAGGCCGGAACGTGGTGCTGTGGCCGGATTCGTTCAACAACTACTTCACCCCGCACGTGCTCGACGCCGCGGCCGAGGTGCTGACCGCGGCCGGCTACCACGTGGTGCTGCCGGACAAGGGTGTCTGCTGTGGACTGACCTGGGTGTCGACCGGGCAGCTGGGCGTGGCGCGGAAGGTGCTGCGGCGCACGCTCTCGGTGCTCGAGCCCTACCTCGACGCCGGTTACCTGGTCGCGGGCGTGGAACCGAGCTGCACCGCGTTGTTCCGGGGTGACCTCAAGGCCCTGCTGCCTGACGACCCGCTCGCGGCGGTGCTGGCCGAGCGCACGCGGACCTTCGCCGAGCTGGTGGCCGACTCACCGCTGGAGTTCGACGCGCTGGACCAGGACGCGGTGAGCCAGGTGCACTGCCACCAGCACGCCGTGCTCGGGTTCGACGCCGACGAGCGGGTGCTCGCCGGGGCCGGGGTGCGCAACTCCGCGCTGGACTCGGGCTGCTGCGGCCTGGCCGGGAACTTCGGGTTCGAACGCGGGCACTACGAGGTGTCGGTCGCCTGCGCCGAGGACCGGTTGCTGCCCGCGCTCCGGGAGACCGACCCGGACACGCTGGTCATTTCGGACGGGTTCAGCTGCCGCACGCAGATCGCGCAGGAGTCCGACCGCGAGGCGGTGCACCTGGCCGAGGTGCTGAGGCGGGCGTTGCCGGGAGGCCGGCGCTGA
- a CDS encoding RidA family protein yields the protein MSILRTNPPALHVPPGYHHVTVTEPGKLVFLAGQCPLAADGSTVEGGLLAQVDQVVANTLTALESAGAGPADVVRTVIYVATTSAGELSAVWDRLNASALAEAFTSASTLTGVTVLGYPDQLVELDVTAALGTARER from the coding sequence GTGAGCATCCTCCGGACGAATCCGCCTGCCCTGCACGTCCCGCCCGGCTACCACCACGTCACCGTCACCGAGCCCGGGAAGCTGGTGTTCCTCGCCGGGCAGTGCCCGCTGGCCGCCGACGGGTCCACAGTGGAGGGTGGGCTGCTCGCCCAGGTGGACCAGGTGGTGGCCAACACGCTCACCGCGCTGGAGTCCGCCGGCGCCGGACCCGCGGACGTGGTGCGCACGGTGATCTACGTGGCGACCACCTCGGCCGGCGAACTGTCCGCGGTCTGGGACCGGCTCAACGCCTCCGCCCTGGCCGAGGCCTTCACCAGCGCGAGCACGCTGACCGGCGTGACCGTGCTCGGCTACCCGGACCAGCTCGTGGAACTGGACGTCACCGCGGCTTTGGGAACAGCCCGCGAGCGATGA